The following coding sequences lie in one Chionomys nivalis chromosome 8, mChiNiv1.1, whole genome shotgun sequence genomic window:
- the LOC130879948 gene encoding olfactory receptor 52B2, producing the protein MTAVNLLQNVVMNPNNITIFHPAVFVLLGIPGLEAYHTWLSVPLSLMYVTAIFGNSILIAVIITERNLHEPMYFFLSMLAITDILLSTTTVPKALAIFWLQAHNIAFDACVTQVFFVHTMFVGESAILLAMAFDRFVAICAPLRYTTVLTWRIVGRIALAIVIRSVCIIFPVIFLLKRLPFCRTNIVPHSYCEHIGVARLACADITVNIWYGFSVPIVMVIIDVILIAVSYSLILRAVFRLPSQDARHKALSTCGSHLCVILMFYVPSFFTLLTHRFGRNIPRHVHILLANLYVVVPPMLNPIVYGVKTKQIREGVAHWLLDIKTQCCSSPLD; encoded by the exons ATGACTGCAGTAAACCTGCTGCAAAATGT TGTCATGAATCCCAACAACATTACCATCTTCCACCCTGCGGTTTTCGTGCTCCTCGGCATCCCTGGCTTGGAGGCTTATCACACCTGGTTGTCTGTACCCCTGAGTCTCATGTACGTCACTGCAATCTTTGGGAACAGCATCCTGATAGCGGTCATCATCACAGAACGGAACCTGCACGAgcccatgtatttcttcctctcCATGCTGGCCATCACAGACATCCTGCTGTCCACCACTACTGTGCCCAAGGCCCTAGCCATCTTTTGGCTCCAAGCCCACAACATTGCCTTCGATGCCTGTGTCACCCAAGTTTTCTTTGTTCACACAATGTTTGTGGGGGAGTCCGCCATCCTGTTAGCCATGGCCTTTGATCGCTTTGTGGCCATCTGTGCCCCACTGAGATACACAACGGTGCTGACATGGCGCATAGTAGGTAGGATTGCTCTAGCTATTGTTATCAGAAGCGTCTGTATCATCTTTCCTGTGATTTTCTTGTTGAAGCGGCTGCCGTTCTGTCGAACCAACATCGTCCCCCATTCCTACTGTGAGCACATTGGGGTGGCCCGCTTAGCCTGTGCCGACATCACCGTTAACATCTGGTACGGCTTCTCAGTGCCCATCGTCATGGTCATCATAGATGTGATCCTCATCGCTGTGTCTTACTCACTCATTCTCCGAGCAGTGTTCCGCTTGCCCTCCCAGGATGCTCGGCACAAGGCCCTCAGCACCTGTGGGTCTCACCTCTGTGTCATCCTCATGTTTTACGTTCCATCCTTCTTCACTTTACTGACTCACCGTTTTGGGCGGAACATTCCCCGGCATGTGCATATCTTGCTGGCCAATCTTTATGTGGTGGTGCCCCCAATGCTGAACCCCATTGTCTATGGAGTTAAGACTAAGCAAATCCGAGAGGGTGTAGCCCACTGGCTCTTGGACATCAAGACTCAGTGTTGTTCCTCTCCTTTGGACTGA